A region of Bifidobacterium adolescentis ATCC 15703 DNA encodes the following proteins:
- a CDS encoding HNH endonuclease, which yields MAERNNWTREQTMMAFALYRILPSGKWDQHNLTIQKLADHIHRSPSAVVFKLGNLASLDENRMTKGLTNHSKLDQKIWDEYAERGDAPVFESAQLLASALNGADDHPDTHADSVVEQIVAPRVGYDRPAVVTERINQQYFRNTLVHNYRDRCCITGIAIDPLLIASHIKPWKDSSPTEKVAASNGLLLNAFHDKAFDQGLITLDNDFAIHVSPHVEHTEINDEWLYRYDGRRISLPVVCSPSREFLEFHREHIYQL from the coding sequence ATGGCAGAACGGAATAACTGGACGCGTGAACAAACCATGATGGCGTTCGCACTGTACCGAATCCTGCCCTCTGGAAAATGGGACCAGCATAATCTAACTATTCAGAAACTCGCAGACCATATCCATCGTTCGCCTTCAGCAGTTGTTTTCAAGCTCGGCAATCTAGCCTCCCTTGACGAGAACAGGATGACCAAAGGCCTAACCAACCACAGCAAATTAGACCAAAAAATATGGGACGAGTACGCGGAACGCGGCGATGCTCCGGTGTTCGAATCTGCCCAGCTGCTGGCATCGGCATTGAACGGCGCGGACGACCATCCCGACACGCACGCCGATTCCGTCGTGGAACAAATCGTCGCGCCACGAGTCGGCTACGACCGTCCGGCTGTGGTCACAGAACGAATCAACCAGCAGTATTTCCGCAACACGCTTGTCCACAACTACCGCGACCGTTGCTGCATCACAGGAATCGCGATCGACCCGCTGCTCATCGCCAGCCACATCAAACCATGGAAGGATTCGTCTCCAACGGAGAAAGTGGCCGCATCGAACGGCCTGTTGCTGAACGCGTTCCACGACAAGGCTTTCGACCAGGGTCTGATCACCCTCGACAACGATTTCGCGATTCATGTCTCGCCGCACGTCGAGCACACGGAGATCAATGACGAATGGCTGTACCGTTACGATGGACGGCGCATCTCCCTACCTGTCGTCTGCAGCCCATCCCGAGAATTCCTCGAATTCCATCGAGAGCATATTTATCAACTTTGA
- a CDS encoding Sau3AI family type II restriction endonuclease — MSKTAKSVKAICRKYDKFLCVESPDSNALLFPSIAVSSFRKPDIEQALEKLLEITNNDELAISRQLAEGQSTNPRYYLCYCDYEINVLANGQRAIWLTQQEMAYHKWIPEDQKMADLVMSPLFEKSPYTTKTAVQLRANDAVGRTLEEIDFNNTEKQGNKSYPGNVIEHVWFDHPADNISAPDFPEAEVELKVSPIDIKKSKDGPSCIAGERLVLNTINYAKESTADFRTSSFWKKNRFIELMQYLRRIASEKGQSEDKRKYKIEYAHLLAMDCFAEPNFPQNSLLPLSEATMLRIEQDWNTIHQFIVENRADELTEGMTDTLAACTKGANNKQKSRQSNGARAKSRAYCFKQSFMTSLLQNYASDVHETTSLIKDIKQLQNRSCDSIILDYFNPFKGKSFTEIAEQFHFTIPKNASPKQTNFMLVEHMLGSNTSISKDPNDDYVSFDAEELKGIRVKTLPLFHGKPSEQFKVQSIPDFNDLINQKWDTDNCALHQLLETTKFLVFVFDSQNPNEKDKNPENIYFKGAAFWYMPASDIDIVEQVWKEDVEKLRNGVTLRYKGNRVYNNFVKSSAHRVIHMRPDARKAQYNKPTLRAQNSRKLPAKAHWINRPADHERYTEEYMTKQAWWINGAYLYSQIKDRL; from the coding sequence ATGTCTAAAACAGCGAAATCAGTCAAAGCGATTTGCAGGAAATACGATAAGTTCCTATGCGTCGAATCCCCGGACTCAAATGCACTGCTTTTCCCATCGATTGCAGTTTCCAGCTTTCGCAAGCCCGATATAGAACAGGCGCTGGAAAAGCTTTTGGAAATCACAAATAATGACGAGCTCGCAATCAGCAGGCAGCTCGCCGAAGGACAAAGTACGAATCCACGTTATTATCTTTGCTATTGCGATTACGAAATCAACGTCCTTGCCAACGGACAGCGTGCCATCTGGCTCACTCAGCAAGAAATGGCATACCACAAGTGGATTCCGGAAGACCAGAAGATGGCAGACCTTGTCATGTCTCCGCTTTTCGAAAAAAGTCCCTATACAACGAAGACAGCAGTCCAACTACGGGCCAACGATGCGGTTGGCAGAACATTGGAAGAAATCGATTTCAACAACACCGAAAAACAAGGGAATAAAAGCTATCCAGGCAATGTAATTGAACATGTCTGGTTCGACCATCCCGCCGACAACATTTCTGCCCCCGATTTCCCCGAGGCTGAAGTCGAGCTTAAAGTCTCCCCAATCGATATCAAGAAAAGCAAGGATGGTCCTTCTTGCATTGCAGGAGAAAGGCTAGTACTCAATACCATCAATTACGCTAAAGAAAGCACTGCCGATTTCAGGACAAGTTCGTTTTGGAAGAAAAACAGATTCATTGAATTAATGCAGTATCTGCGTCGAATCGCCTCAGAAAAAGGGCAGTCTGAAGATAAGCGCAAATATAAGATCGAATATGCCCACCTTTTAGCTATGGACTGTTTTGCAGAACCCAATTTTCCGCAAAACAGTCTCCTGCCTCTCAGCGAAGCGACCATGCTCAGAATCGAACAGGATTGGAACACGATTCATCAGTTCATAGTCGAAAACCGGGCGGATGAACTGACCGAAGGTATGACCGATACCCTTGCAGCATGCACTAAAGGAGCGAATAACAAACAGAAAAGCAGGCAGAGCAATGGTGCAAGAGCAAAATCCAGAGCTTACTGTTTCAAACAAAGTTTCATGACGTCACTTTTACAAAACTATGCATCTGATGTCCACGAAACGACTTCTCTCATCAAAGATATAAAGCAGCTGCAAAACAGAAGCTGCGATAGCATTATTCTGGATTATTTCAACCCTTTTAAAGGAAAATCATTTACGGAAATCGCGGAACAATTCCATTTCACCATACCTAAAAACGCATCTCCTAAACAAACTAATTTCATGCTGGTTGAGCATATGCTTGGTTCAAATACCAGTATTTCCAAAGACCCCAATGATGATTACGTATCGTTTGACGCCGAAGAGCTTAAAGGCATTCGAGTCAAAACGCTGCCGCTTTTCCATGGAAAACCTTCCGAACAATTTAAGGTCCAATCCATTCCCGATTTCAACGATCTAATCAATCAAAAATGGGATACCGATAACTGCGCCCTGCATCAACTTCTGGAAACCACAAAATTCCTCGTCTTTGTTTTTGACAGCCAAAACCCCAATGAAAAAGACAAGAATCCAGAAAACATCTACTTTAAAGGTGCCGCATTTTGGTATATGCCGGCATCCGATATCGACATAGTCGAACAAGTCTGGAAGGAAGACGTTGAAAAACTCAGAAACGGAGTGACTCTTCGATACAAGGGCAATCGAGTTTACAATAACTTCGTCAAAAGCTCTGCACATCGCGTAATTCACATGCGTCCGGATGCACGCAAAGCACAGTACAACAAGCCGACGCTCCGTGCGCAAAATTCCCGTAAACTGCCCGCAAAAGCGCACTGGATAAATAGGCCTGCCGACCATGAACGCTATACGGAAGAATATATGACCAAACAGGCTTGGTGGATTAACGGAGCTTATCTCTATAGCCAAATAAAAGACAGACTATAA
- a CDS encoding very short patch repair endonuclease: MSHIRGKDTSIERMVRSFLFAKGLRFRKNDKRYPGHPDVVLPKYRTIIFVNGCFWHMHEGCPKATRVPKSNVEFWTAKLLRNHERDARQRAELEADGWKVIVVWECELGKKVRDERLERLYREIVDDSGKADDSGE; the protein is encoded by the coding sequence ATGTCCCACATCCGCGGCAAAGACACATCCATCGAACGGATGGTACGTAGCTTTCTGTTTGCCAAAGGCTTGCGATTCCGCAAAAACGACAAGCGATACCCAGGCCACCCGGACGTGGTACTACCGAAATACCGTACGATCATATTCGTCAACGGCTGCTTCTGGCACATGCACGAAGGCTGTCCGAAAGCCACACGCGTGCCCAAATCGAACGTCGAATTCTGGACCGCGAAACTGCTGCGCAATCACGAACGAGACGCGAGGCAGCGCGCCGAACTCGAAGCGGACGGCTGGAAAGTCATCGTGGTGTGGGAATGCGAGCTCGGTAAGAAGGTGCGCGACGAACGGTTGGAACGGCTTTACCGCGAAATCGTGGACGATTCCGGAAAGGCGGACGATTCCGGGGAATGA
- a CDS encoding UvrD-helicase domain-containing protein, with the protein MELLRMLKYVLGTEDETQQPRQTQSSAKNANNAKPARTGQTKQTGQVARRVTQPQLQPHATPQRQSQRRQSQQHQSQRPAKLTPQPLLPADRIDKARDIIGNIEKHELSDEQISAIAGAGHNTLVLAGAGTGKTTTIIGYIAWLLATKRAAPEEILVLSFTKASAGDMSQRIMASTGKTIRACTFHSLGLEICRAATIANRPIIDGHASNAVVRDTFDRLLAQNIPYRLLAFKLMSKELFGKYGAAAKREDFQLPTDDYAFNQYRQSLVENAQTIIQHMRQNNIGIDGMRELNERRGGKHIGRNREMLQLVEPLYNAYVGNFRATQGIDFPGMITDAIRCVRRGAYRHLYKYVLIDEYQDMSRPRYELIRALREQSDFTLFCVGDDWQSIYRFAGSDIHLILDFADIWRDWGPTRMFQITTTRRFRQSLIDASGAFVMQDKSLYAKQLRNPSDKKDYSLKALGGATQEERFDAIIEQLRKLPKTASVLMLGRYKSDLNLLSRNDRDGLFQIDEHTGGIVFLEKPKMDIEFMTAHKSKGLQRDFVFLLCCSGGLKGFPSAIPEEPLLGLLLPEVERMPHAEERRLFYVAMTRCKKKLFFVVDQSRPSRFMYELHDKICPNIFRGVKLPPQCPNCGEALRLRHTGSDPSRTFYGCTGFPNCRFTQQCK; encoded by the coding sequence ATGGAATTGCTGAGGATGCTGAAGTACGTGCTGGGCACGGAAGATGAGACGCAGCAGCCCCGGCAAACGCAATCCTCTGCCAAGAATGCCAACAACGCCAAACCTGCGCGGACCGGACAGACCAAGCAGACGGGACAGGTTGCGCGACGAGTCACGCAACCGCAACTGCAACCGCATGCCACGCCGCAACGTCAATCGCAACGCCGTCAATCGCAGCAACACCAATCGCAACGGCCTGCAAAGCTCACCCCGCAACCGCTGTTGCCAGCCGACCGCATCGACAAAGCGCGTGACATCATCGGCAATATCGAAAAGCACGAATTGAGCGACGAGCAGATCAGCGCGATCGCCGGCGCAGGTCACAACACCCTCGTGCTTGCGGGCGCGGGAACCGGCAAAACCACCACCATCATCGGATATATCGCATGGCTGCTCGCCACGAAGCGCGCCGCCCCCGAAGAGATTCTCGTATTGTCGTTCACCAAGGCGTCCGCGGGCGACATGTCGCAACGCATCATGGCAAGCACCGGCAAAACGATCCGCGCATGCACGTTCCACAGTCTCGGCCTGGAAATCTGCCGTGCGGCCACCATCGCCAACCGTCCCATCATCGACGGCCATGCGTCGAACGCCGTGGTACGAGACACGTTTGACCGGCTGCTCGCACAGAACATCCCCTACCGTCTGCTCGCATTCAAGCTCATGTCGAAGGAGCTGTTCGGCAAGTATGGCGCCGCCGCGAAACGTGAGGATTTCCAACTGCCGACGGATGATTACGCTTTCAACCAGTACAGGCAAAGCCTTGTCGAAAACGCGCAGACCATCATCCAGCACATGCGGCAGAACAATATCGGCATCGACGGCATGCGCGAGCTCAATGAGAGGCGCGGCGGCAAACATATCGGCCGTAATCGTGAGATGCTGCAGCTCGTCGAGCCGCTGTACAACGCGTATGTCGGCAATTTCCGCGCGACCCAGGGCATCGATTTTCCCGGTATGATCACCGACGCCATTCGCTGCGTAAGGCGCGGCGCGTACCGTCACCTGTACAAATACGTGCTCATCGACGAGTATCAGGACATGTCGCGGCCACGTTACGAGCTGATCCGCGCATTGCGTGAGCAGAGCGATTTCACGCTGTTCTGCGTGGGCGACGACTGGCAGTCGATCTACCGTTTCGCCGGCAGCGACATTCATCTGATTCTCGATTTCGCCGATATTTGGCGCGATTGGGGGCCGACACGCATGTTCCAGATCACGACGACGCGACGGTTCCGGCAGAGTCTTATCGATGCGAGCGGCGCGTTCGTCATGCAGGACAAAAGCCTGTACGCCAAGCAATTGCGCAATCCGAGCGACAAGAAGGATTATTCGCTGAAGGCGCTTGGCGGCGCAACGCAGGAGGAGCGCTTCGACGCGATCATCGAGCAGTTACGCAAGCTGCCGAAAACCGCGTCGGTACTTATGCTGGGACGTTACAAAAGCGATCTGAATCTGCTGTCACGCAACGATCGCGACGGATTGTTCCAGATTGACGAGCACACTGGTGGCATTGTGTTCCTTGAGAAGCCAAAGATGGATATCGAGTTCATGACCGCGCATAAATCCAAGGGTCTGCAACGCGACTTCGTTTTTCTGCTGTGCTGTTCCGGCGGTTTGAAAGGCTTCCCGAGCGCGATTCCGGAAGAGCCGCTGCTCGGCCTGCTACTGCCGGAAGTGGAACGCATGCCGCACGCGGAGGAACGCCGGCTGTTTTACGTGGCGATGACGCGTTGCAAAAAGAAGCTGTTTTTCGTGGTGGACCAGTCGCGTCCGTCACGTTTCATGTACGAATTGCACGACAAGATCTGCCCGAACATCTTCCGCGGCGTGAAGCTGCCACCGCAGTGCCCGAATTGCGGTGAGGCATTGCGATTGCGGCACACCGGCTCCGACCCGTCCCGCACGTTCTACGGTTGCACCGGCTTCCCGAATTGCCGGTTCACGCAGCAGTGCAAGTGA
- a CDS encoding SNF2-related protein, with product MSLKIDTQYQTTDQQVVDSFLIPTLSEAKRYCRVSAYFSLKGIQLLAAGLEQLACNDGRYQLLLSSHISETDFDEIKQGYEWRNRLREKLQCQDADDIDQKHLGLLAKLIAEEKADVKIAFLKEGKGIFHDKFGLLEDSEGNKVLFSGSANESTGGLSSNYESIIVDVSWDESSRVRQRLQAEVDRFGRLWSSREDGVITEDVSDLVYEQLAQYQGMEDCPGMVDQKEDSQLPEGFEGWAFIYKDGDVWFIDTTEEQRSERDRHLRIGGDWGGKYFKEHSHQMLDDLPYAVVEQCLEKTRKRAEGKVAFWIDPRIEQDLKQQRYSIEQYRYMGVALKENVNRFEDEFALFRNVISESVSRPLKTLHLQSAFYMYKMARAANFSVPGAGKTAMVLGVFAYLNSGKAKFGEFVSRILVVSPINAFESWKSEFQKTFGPKKKLRVVDVQDGNFDGDLRRRWAVSNLVLVNYESLPKYHDQLIDLIDGQTMIVFDEVHRIKGVNATRATAAMDLCDKAFFRYVLTGTPIPNSYCDIYNFLHLLYKKEYPVFFGWDVPELSKANQYLVDRINEKLYPFFWRTNKGQLGVPPADPDDIIEAPASSGQLELALAIWTQEKSSLAKLIRLMQASTNPSLLKEKIDFRTLGLESNGEYSEEIDEKTFNRALMHEETAVTPILSNKCYEDFDLDNMKSPKFEEGLKLIRDLVNQGKKVIVWGLFVNTLQKISSRLDDSDIDNRLIYGETPVDVRKDFIADFRNPNGPAVLVSNPQTLGESVSLQDVVHDAVYFEFNFNLTYMLQSRDRIHRLGLPDGQYTRYHIMETINDPTEYGFIDSRVYKRLKYKERRMREAIDGDVLKPEVTDDLLADVRSIIENERRSIAKAHAKTVNVEIE from the coding sequence TTGTCTCTGAAAATTGATACGCAGTATCAGACAACGGATCAACAGGTGGTTGACTCTTTTCTGATTCCAACGTTGTCTGAGGCGAAACGATATTGCAGGGTATCGGCATATTTTTCTCTTAAAGGGATTCAGCTACTTGCCGCCGGGCTGGAGCAATTGGCTTGTAATGATGGTCGTTATCAGCTGTTGCTATCCAGTCACATCAGCGAGACCGATTTTGATGAAATAAAACAAGGATATGAGTGGCGTAATCGTCTTAGGGAAAAACTGCAATGTCAGGATGCCGATGATATTGATCAAAAGCATTTAGGGTTGTTGGCAAAACTGATTGCAGAAGAAAAAGCGGATGTGAAAATTGCCTTTTTGAAGGAGGGCAAAGGAATCTTCCACGACAAATTCGGGTTACTGGAGGATTCGGAAGGAAATAAAGTTCTTTTTTCGGGATCCGCGAATGAATCGACAGGCGGACTCAGTTCGAATTATGAGTCGATTATTGTGGATGTAAGTTGGGATGAGAGCAGTCGTGTCAGGCAGCGTCTGCAAGCGGAGGTTGATCGGTTTGGTCGGCTATGGTCTTCTCGCGAAGATGGGGTGATTACCGAAGACGTGAGTGATTTGGTATATGAACAACTCGCTCAATATCAGGGAATGGAGGATTGTCCCGGCATGGTTGATCAGAAGGAAGATTCGCAGTTGCCTGAAGGTTTTGAGGGATGGGCTTTTATCTATAAGGACGGAGACGTCTGGTTCATTGATACCACAGAAGAGCAGAGATCCGAACGAGACAGACATTTGAGAATAGGAGGAGATTGGGGAGGGAAATATTTTAAAGAGCATTCGCATCAAATGCTTGATGATCTTCCCTATGCTGTGGTTGAACAATGTCTAGAGAAAACTCGGAAAAGAGCGGAAGGCAAAGTTGCCTTCTGGATTGATCCGCGCATAGAACAAGATTTGAAACAGCAACGATATTCAATTGAACAGTATCGATACATGGGCGTTGCTCTTAAGGAAAATGTTAATCGATTCGAAGATGAGTTCGCACTTTTCCGTAATGTTATTTCAGAATCAGTAAGTCGTCCATTGAAGACTTTGCATTTGCAGTCGGCTTTCTATATGTACAAGATGGCACGAGCAGCTAATTTTTCGGTTCCCGGCGCCGGTAAAACGGCAATGGTCTTGGGCGTATTCGCTTATCTCAATAGCGGTAAGGCTAAGTTTGGTGAATTCGTTAGCAGGATTTTGGTGGTTTCTCCAATCAACGCCTTCGAATCCTGGAAAAGCGAATTTCAAAAGACCTTTGGTCCTAAGAAAAAGCTGCGAGTCGTTGATGTTCAGGATGGAAATTTTGACGGCGATTTACGTAGACGATGGGCGGTTTCGAATTTGGTCCTTGTCAATTATGAATCCCTCCCGAAATACCATGACCAGCTTATCGATTTGATTGATGGGCAAACAATGATTGTTTTTGACGAGGTCCATAGGATTAAAGGCGTTAATGCAACTAGAGCAACTGCCGCCATGGATTTGTGCGATAAAGCATTTTTCCGATATGTATTGACAGGTACGCCTATTCCTAATTCGTATTGTGATATCTATAACTTCTTGCATCTTTTGTACAAAAAAGAATATCCGGTTTTCTTTGGCTGGGACGTTCCTGAATTATCGAAAGCAAATCAGTATTTAGTCGATCGGATTAATGAAAAGCTGTACCCATTCTTCTGGAGAACGAATAAGGGCCAACTTGGGGTACCGCCCGCTGACCCTGATGACATTATTGAAGCTCCCGCTTCATCTGGACAACTTGAGTTGGCGCTCGCGATTTGGACGCAGGAAAAATCCAGTTTGGCAAAGTTGATTAGGCTTATGCAAGCATCAACAAATCCTTCTTTACTGAAAGAGAAGATTGATTTCCGAACTCTGGGTTTGGAATCCAATGGAGAGTATTCTGAAGAAATAGATGAGAAGACCTTCAATCGGGCATTAATGCATGAAGAAACGGCCGTCACTCCGATTCTTTCGAATAAGTGTTATGAAGATTTTGATTTGGATAATATGAAATCGCCGAAGTTCGAAGAAGGACTGAAGCTGATTCGAGATCTTGTAAATCAGGGTAAGAAGGTTATTGTTTGGGGGTTGTTCGTCAATACTTTGCAAAAGATTTCCTCGCGTCTCGATGATTCCGATATAGATAATCGTTTGATTTATGGCGAGACTCCAGTGGATGTCCGTAAAGATTTTATTGCTGATTTCCGTAACCCGAATGGGCCTGCGGTGCTTGTATCCAATCCTCAGACGTTGGGCGAATCGGTTTCGTTGCAAGATGTTGTGCATGATGCCGTTTATTTTGAATTTAATTTCAATCTGACGTATATGTTGCAGTCGAGAGATCGTATCCATCGTTTGGGTTTACCGGATGGTCAATATACGCGCTATCACATCATGGAAACCATTAATGATCCGACGGAATATGGTTTTATCGATAGCCGGGTATACAAACGTTTGAAATACAAAGAACGAAGGATGCGTGAAGCCATCGATGGTGATGTCCTGAAGCCTGAGGTGACAGATGATTTGCTTGCGGACGTTCGATCTATTATCGAAAATGAGCGACGTAGCATAGCGAAAGCCCATGCAAAGACGGTTAATGTCGAAATCGAATGA
- a CDS encoding Gfo/Idh/MocA family protein, whose translation MAQINVAILGAGRIAQSMAETLVKMAADDRYRDLVAPYAVAARDGERAAAFAAKYGFPVSYGSYEELVADPNVNLVYIATPHNFHAEQAILCMRAGKGVLVEKAFGANTQQAREILDVSDETGMLCTEAIWTRYMPSRGMIDDIIASGVIGEVQAIDANLCYPTTAKARITDPALAGGALLDVGVYPINFIDMIMHNAPIARVESSMQPYETGVDAHNSMTFYYQNGVMATAQSSILCHSDRMGAVWGTEGYLTCQNINNVEAIDMFDGSHAVTAHYDVPEQLTGYEYEVASTAQAMLDGRTECDEMPHSDTLRIMECMDSLRADWGLKYPFEA comes from the coding sequence ATGGCACAGATCAATGTGGCGATTCTCGGCGCGGGCCGTATCGCGCAGAGCATGGCCGAAACGTTGGTGAAAATGGCGGCGGATGACCGGTACCGTGATCTGGTCGCACCGTACGCGGTGGCGGCCCGCGACGGCGAGCGCGCAGCGGCGTTCGCGGCGAAATACGGTTTTCCGGTGTCGTACGGATCGTATGAGGAGCTTGTCGCCGATCCGAACGTGAATCTTGTGTATATCGCCACTCCGCATAACTTCCATGCCGAGCAGGCGATTTTGTGCATGCGCGCCGGCAAGGGCGTGCTGGTGGAGAAGGCGTTCGGCGCGAACACGCAGCAGGCGCGTGAGATATTGGACGTTTCGGATGAGACCGGCATGCTGTGCACGGAGGCGATTTGGACGCGGTATATGCCGTCGCGTGGCATGATCGACGATATCATCGCGTCCGGCGTGATCGGCGAGGTGCAGGCGATCGACGCGAATCTGTGCTATCCGACCACGGCGAAGGCGCGTATCACCGATCCTGCGCTGGCTGGCGGCGCGCTGCTGGACGTCGGCGTGTATCCAATCAATTTCATCGACATGATCATGCATAATGCGCCGATCGCACGTGTTGAATCGTCGATGCAACCGTATGAAACCGGCGTGGACGCGCACAATTCGATGACGTTCTATTACCAGAATGGTGTGATGGCCACCGCGCAAAGCTCGATTCTGTGCCATTCGGACCGTATGGGCGCGGTGTGGGGCACGGAGGGGTATCTCACGTGCCAGAACATCAACAATGTCGAGGCGATTGACATGTTCGACGGCTCGCATGCCGTCACCGCGCATTATGACGTTCCCGAACAGTTGACCGGCTACGAGTATGAGGTGGCATCGACCGCACAGGCCATGCTGGACGGGCGTACCGAATGCGATGAGATGCCGCATTCCGACACGTTGCGCATCATGGAATGCATGGATTCGCTGCGTGCGGATTGGGGTCTTAAGTACCCGTTCGAAGCGTAG
- a CDS encoding aminotransferase class I/II-fold pyridoxal phosphate-dependent enzyme, giving the protein MENVENGVQPQLSKRAQIANPFRAMVFGAMADEMIANGTDVVKLSLGEPDFGAPPAVRDAMREQYDGRPLPYTAAMGLPELRQAISDFYKERHHVDVDPKRIAITAGGSTALLLSAALTVNDDDEVLIADPSYPCNRELVRAFGGKVVDVPASAATRFHLTPELCKEYWTDRTKAVMITSPSNPTGTTIAFDTLKAVCDLARERGAWRIVDETYLDLADREPDGSDVKSVLACDPDAIVCSSFSKFFGMTGWRLGWMVVPEYALEAMDDLATNFFLCAHTPTQHAALACFTPETLAVCEERRQELLERRRIVVDGLAEIGLPLEVEPNGAFYAYFNISGTGLDAWTFCERALKEAHIALTPGRDFGEATADTHVRLSYAASREALREGLKRLGDFVAKVRG; this is encoded by the coding sequence ATGGAAAATGTTGAGAATGGCGTGCAGCCGCAGTTGTCGAAGCGCGCGCAGATTGCCAATCCGTTCCGCGCCATGGTGTTCGGAGCCATGGCCGATGAGATGATCGCCAACGGCACCGATGTGGTCAAGCTGAGCCTCGGCGAGCCGGACTTCGGCGCGCCGCCGGCCGTGCGTGACGCCATGCGCGAACAGTATGACGGCCGTCCGCTGCCGTACACCGCGGCGATGGGCCTGCCGGAACTGCGCCAGGCGATTTCCGATTTCTATAAGGAACGTCACCACGTCGACGTCGACCCGAAACGCATCGCGATTACCGCAGGCGGTTCGACGGCACTGCTGCTGTCCGCCGCGCTGACGGTCAACGATGACGACGAAGTGCTCATCGCAGACCCGTCCTACCCGTGCAACCGCGAGCTGGTACGCGCGTTCGGCGGCAAAGTCGTGGACGTGCCGGCGTCCGCCGCCACCCGATTCCACCTGACGCCGGAACTGTGCAAAGAATACTGGACGGACCGCACCAAGGCCGTCATGATCACTTCGCCGTCCAACCCGACCGGCACCACCATCGCCTTCGACACCCTGAAAGCCGTGTGCGACCTAGCCCGTGAGCGTGGCGCATGGCGCATCGTCGACGAGACCTACCTCGACCTGGCCGACCGCGAACCGGACGGATCCGACGTGAAATCCGTGCTGGCCTGCGATCCGGACGCCATCGTCTGCTCCAGCTTCTCCAAGTTCTTCGGCATGACCGGCTGGAGGCTCGGCTGGATGGTCGTGCCCGAATACGCGCTCGAAGCCATGGACGACCTCGCCACCAACTTCTTCCTGTGCGCGCACACGCCGACCCAGCATGCGGCGCTCGCCTGCTTCACGCCGGAAACGCTGGCCGTGTGCGAGGAACGCCGTCAGGAACTGCTGGAGCGCCGCCGCATTGTGGTGGACGGTCTGGCCGAGATCGGTCTGCCGCTGGAGGTTGAGCCGAATGGCGCGTTCTATGCGTATTTCAACATTTCCGGCACCGGTCTCGACGCGTGGACGTTCTGCGAACGTGCGCTGAAGGAAGCGCATATCGCGTTGACGCCTGGCCGCGATTTCGGCGAGGCCACCGCGGATACGCACGTGCGCCTGTCGTACGCGGCTTCCCGCGAAGCCCTGCGCGAAGGATTGAAGCGACTCGGTGATTTCGTAGCCAAAGTGCGTGGCTGA